The following coding sequences are from one Candidatus Thermoplasmatota archaeon window:
- a CDS encoding MoxR family ATPase — MKPSPADLAPVKDTLESVLSQVRQVVVGKHQVLKYLAAGMITEGCHILFEDMPGLAKSVMASAVSHASGCEFRRIQFTPDLLPGDITGTSMYNQSEGQFTFRRGPIFCNFLLADEINRASPKTQSALLEAMAEKQVSVEGTTYRLPAPFMVLATQNPVEQEGTYPLPEAQLDRFMLKLSMGYPSRDEEKDILKRRAQRGRDSFDVKAVASAESLVRLAKIVETVVVTEPIYDYIADIIDGTRRHPDLHAGSSPRGSLALFKLARSWAAIHGRPYVTPDDVRELVVPVLAHRLILKPQARLAGRTTKTVLEDILQKTAVPKFTNAVAATPRSIAP; from the coding sequence ATGAAACCCAGTCCCGCCGACCTCGCGCCCGTGAAGGATACCCTCGAGTCCGTCCTGTCCCAGGTCCGACAGGTCGTGGTCGGGAAGCACCAGGTCCTGAAGTACCTCGCCGCGGGGATGATCACCGAAGGGTGCCACATCCTGTTCGAGGACATGCCGGGCCTCGCGAAGTCGGTCATGGCGAGCGCCGTGAGCCACGCCTCGGGCTGCGAGTTCCGCCGCATCCAGTTCACGCCGGACCTCCTCCCCGGCGACATCACGGGCACGAGCATGTACAACCAGAGCGAGGGGCAGTTCACGTTCCGCAGAGGCCCGATCTTCTGCAACTTCCTCCTCGCCGACGAAATCAACCGCGCCTCGCCCAAGACGCAGTCGGCCCTGCTCGAAGCGATGGCCGAGAAGCAGGTGAGCGTCGAAGGCACGACGTACCGCCTGCCCGCCCCCTTCATGGTTCTCGCGACGCAGAACCCCGTGGAGCAGGAGGGAACCTACCCTCTCCCCGAAGCCCAGCTTGATCGCTTCATGCTGAAGCTGAGCATGGGCTATCCCTCCCGCGACGAGGAGAAGGACATCCTCAAGCGGCGCGCCCAGCGCGGCCGCGACAGCTTCGACGTGAAGGCCGTCGCGTCGGCCGAGTCGCTCGTCCGACTCGCGAAGATCGTCGAAACGGTCGTGGTGACCGAGCCCATCTACGACTACATCGCCGACATCATCGATGGGACGCGCCGGCATCCCGATCTCCACGCGGGATCGTCCCCGCGCGGCAGTCTCGCGCTCTTCAAGCTCGCGCGCTCGTGGGCCGCGATCCACGGCCGACCCTACGTCACGCCGGACGACGTGCGCGAGCTCGTCGTGCCCGTCCTGGCCCACCGCCTCATCCTGAAGCCCCAGGCGCGGCTTGCGGGAAGGACGACGAAGACGGTGCTCGAGGACATCCTCCAGAAGACGGCGGTCCCGAAATTCACGAACGCCGTGGCCGCCACGCCCCGGTCCATCGCCCCGTGA